A single genomic interval of Oryza sativa Japonica Group chromosome 7, ASM3414082v1 harbors:
- the LOC4343853 gene encoding cytosolic sulfotransferase 12, giving the protein MAAAATGPVPFKDADDDGTLAAAEARSPLPKEEFGDLVAALPRKEQYLDGRLYEGFWLPEHYAPGIIAFRRRFTPRADDVVLASYPKCGTTWLKALAFAAMTRAAYPADEHPLLRLNPHDVIPFVEDVFTDGHEAKLDMLPSPRLINTHTPYQLLPESVVAGDGGGGCKVVYICRDPKDMVVSLYHFMRRLQPDLSLAGVVESVADGTVPFGPMWDHILGYWRASVSRPDRVLLLRYEDLLRDGAAGEHVRAMARFMGRPFSAAEEAAGAVASVVELCSFERMKALEVNRRGTAGSYKSMPRDAFFRKGVAGDWANHMSPETAARLDGIFREKFRGTGLTIVP; this is encoded by the coding sequence atggccgccgccgccacgggccCTGTCCCCTTCaaggacgccgacgacgacggcacgctcgccgccgccgaggcgcgCTCGCCTCTCCCGAAGGAGGAGTTCGGCGACCTCGTCGCGGCGCTGCCGCGGAAGGAGCAGTACCTCGACGGGCGGCTCTACGAGGGGTTCTGGCTGCCGGAGCACTACGCGCCGGGGATCATCgcgttccgccgccgcttcacGCCGCGCGCCGACGACGTGGTCCTTGCCAGCTACCCCAAGTGCGGCACCACGTGGCTCAAGgcgctggccttcgccgccatgACCCGCGCCGCCTACCCGGCGGACGAACACCCGCTGCTCCGCCTCAACCCGCACGACGTCATCCCGTTCGTCGAGGACGTCTTCACCGACGGCCACGAGGCCAAGCTCGACATGCTCCCCTCGCCGCGCCTCATCAACACGCACACGCCGTACCAGCTTCTCCCGGAGtcggtcgtcgccggcgacggcggcggcggatgcaaGGTCGTCTACATCTGCAGGGACCCCAAGGACATGGTCGTGTCGCTGTACCACTTCATGCGGCGCCTCCAGCCCGACCTGTCGCTCGCCGGCGTGGTGGAGTCCGTCGCCGACGGCACGGTGCCGTTCGGGCCGATGTGGGACCACATCCTCGGCTACTGGCGGGCGAGCGTCTCCCGCCCGGACCGGGTGCTCTTACTCAGGTACGAGGACCTGCtccgcgacggcgccgccggcgagcacgtCAGGGCGATGGCGAGGTTCATGGGGCGGCCGTTCTcggccgccgaggaggccgccggcgccgtagcGAGCGTCGTGGAGTTGTGCAGCTTCGAGAGGATGAAGGCGCTGGAGGTGAACCGGCGGGGCACGGCGGGGTCGTACAAGAGCATGCCGCGCGACGCCTTCTTCAGGaagggcgtcgccggcgactggGCGAACCACATGTCGCCGGAGACGGCAGCGAGGCTGGACGGCATCTTCCGCGAAAAATTCCGTGGCACAGGGCTCACCATTGTTCCATGA